The region GAGATGTACAACCCACGCAACCGGTTAAAGAACGGCTCGCGACCGAGGTACAGGTTTTGCGCCACCGTCAGCGATGGCACTAGGCTGGTTTCCTGAAACACCATGGCAAAGCCATTGCGCAGCGCTTCGTTCGGGGTTTGGAAACGCGTTTCCTTGCCCTCCACCAAAATGCTGCCAGCGCTCGGTACCACCGCCCCGGCCATCATTTTGGTCAGCGTCGATTTTCCAGCGCCGTTTTCACCCAACAAAGACAATGTTTCGCCGGGGTAGATACTCAGGCTGACATCGCGGATGGCCGGCACGCCGCGATACTCCTTGGTGATGTTGCGCAGTTCGATCAAGGGTTTCATGCCCACTCCCCTCCGTCACCGGCCGTCAGGGACAGCAAACAACGCCCGCCCTGACTGGCCACCCACAATTGTTGTTGGTGTTCGAGCACGCTGGTGACGCCATGGCGGCGTCCGTCTGCACGGCTGTGAAGACTGAACAGCGGGTTGAACTGCGCATCCAGTCGCACCACCAATCCATAAGAGCGGGTCGGCGCCCACGGTTTGAGCACGCCCATTGATTTGATGGCGCCACCCTGCAACGGCTCACGGAAGTCAGAGCCGCTCTCCAGTGCCGGCGCCACCCAAAACGGTTCCGCGATTTCAGCCATCATGCGTGCCCGGTAACCGGCCTCGCGCAGCACAAATTCCACCAACTGGCTGCGCGGTGCGAACAATGGCAACCAGTAACCACCGCCAGCAGCAGGCACTAGCCGTCCGGGATATGCCGGCAATTCGGACAACACCGGCTGCGGCGCGCGGCGTGCCGCGCCATCCAGCGGGATGGTGCACAGCCGATGCGACCAGCTTTCGGAAACCACCACCTGACCGTCTGCGGTCAGTGCCGCACCACCAGCCCAGCCCAACCCGGACGCCAGCAACTGCGCCCGCCCGGCTGCCAGGTCTAGCCGCCAGACCCGACCTGAGCGCTCACGCGACATCAGGTCGCGTTTCCATTCATGGGCAAGGTGATGGCTGGATCCTTCGGTGAGTACCAGTGTGTGGCTGTCCACCGCCACCATGGCCGTGGGGCAGAAGCCGTCAAAGCCAGCCAGCCCCTGCAGTCGTTCAGCTCCGGCGCCGGTGACGCGGTGCAAACTGCCGTCCACCAGTGCCGCCAGCAACGGGCCATCCGGCAAACTGACCAGCGCAGCCACGGCAGCATCAAACTCCACTTGCGGCTGCAGTCCGGTGTCCGCCTGCCAGGCCCACAACCGGTGGCCCGCCGAGCACAGCAGTCTGCCCTCATGCATGACCAAGTTGTCGATCTGTGGCAGCTCCGCCACCTTGCGTGCCTGCTCCAGCACGTTATTGGGCAACAAGGCGCCGTCCATTGGAGGCAGTGTTACCGCCGCCTCGCCACGTCCCAGCAATCGGTCGCTGTTGCGGCGCCAGAAATCGATGACCGCTTTCATTGGCCTGCTCCCCAGTAGCTGTCCATCCCGGTCCAGTTCGGATCGGCGCCTTCCACTTTGAACTTACCAATGCGGTTATTGAGCAAGCCGCCGAGGTAAAGGAAGCCTTTGTGTTCGCGCATCGAGGTGATCATCGGATGATTTTCGCCGCCCAGATCCCACAGCGTGTCCACCACATCACCGCGCTCGGTGAACTTGATGACACAGCCGGTGTTGATGTTCGGGAAGATCAGTTCCTGCGGGGAAATACGACGCGCCATGCGGCGGCGGAAGCTCGGCATCCGCAGCGCCAAGTCCATCGACGGCGTGCGCATACCCACCAGCGCCAACCAGTAACTGCCATCGGAGGCGCGGTTGATGTTGTCCGGGTAACCCGGCAGATCACTGATGACCACCTCGGTGCTACCCGCCTTCGGCCCGGCAAACCAGTAACGGCTAATGCGGCAGGCCCAGGTTTCTGCGAAGAAGAACGACTCGCCGTCGTGGGCCATGCAGATGCCGTTGGGGAAGATCAGATTGCGCAATACTGTGCGGGTACGGCCGCTGGCCGGGTCATAGCAGATGATGCGCCCGTTGCCGCGACTTTCCAGTGCGTCATAAGCCCAGTTGGACATGCCGTAGCGGATGGTGGCTTCGCTGAAGAACACGCGACCATCCGGCGCCACATCAAGGTCATCGGCCAACTTCAGGCGCGAGTCATCAATCACCGACCACGGCGTCCGGTTGGTTTCGTCGGTCATTTTCACCACGTCGCCAGCCGGCGTGACGTGGTACAGGCCCATGCCCGCCACACACACCAGCAAGTTGCCGTCACGGTCGAACGCCAGCCCGAGCGGATGGCCACCGGTGTGAGCAAACAACTCCGATTGCTGATAATCCGGCGCCCGGAAGCGGACAATGTCGCCAAAACGGGTGCCGGTATAAAGATGGCCATCCCGATCGAAAATCACATCTTCAGGGCCTTCCACTTCGCCAAGTCCGATCAACTCCACTTGGCGCAGTTTGTCGTTCTGGGCATAGGGAGAAGCGGAGCCAGCATCGGTATCCGGGCACGGCGGCAGCGCCAGGTACGCCGGTGACACATACACCTTGGCCAGCAGCTTGTAGCGGTTCTTCAGCCAGCGCACGTCAATGGCAATGGCCAGCAGCAAGATCAGGCCGAGCGCCAAGGGCGCAGCGCCACTCTGGAAGCCGAGTCGCACCAAACCATTGGTGATCAGCAACACGATCACCGCCCCCATGAACGCTTTGGCGGCTGACCCCCGGCCGCCACCAAGGCTGTTACCGCCGACCACGGCCGCCGTCAGCGCCATGATTTCCAGGCCGATGCCGGTATCAGAGCCCGCGCTGTTCAGTCGCGCAGCAAATAGCGCGCCAGCAATACCGCACAAGGCACCAGAGATCACATAGCTGATGCACACCATGCGTCGCACTGGAATACCGACGTTGTAAGCCGACTTACGCGAGCCGCCGATCGCCATGATGTGCCAGCCCGGCCGGGTGCGGCTGAGGAACAAATGCACCACCACCACCAGCACCAGCGCTAGCAAGAAACTGAACGGAATCGAAAATGGCGCGCCAATGCCGATGTAATCCCATACCATCGAGTCCGGCATCGCCATGGAAATATCCACGGCATAGCGCAGCAGCAGCATGTCCACCAAGGCACGCACGATAATCAGCGTTACCAGCGTGGTGATGAACGCGCGCAGACGCAGATAACCGATCAGCACACCATTGAGCAGGCCGACACTGGCGCACACCAGAATCACCAATGGCACCGCCATCCACACCGGCATGCCGACTAGGTTCATCAAGTACAGTGCCGTGAAGTTGCCCAGCGCATAGTTGGAACCGACGCTCAGGTCGATACCGCCGCCCACCATGACAATCACCATGGCCAGCACAATGAACAAAAACTCACCCAACTGGCGGGTGGTGTCGCTGACGTTCACCAGCGAAAAGAAATCCGGGATCAGCTGGCCAAATACCGCCAGCGTGGCGATCAGGGCCAGGAACGGCACGGTGTTGTCGATCCAGTTCTTCGACAGGATCTCCCCCACCACGTGATCCGGAATGTAGCGATTGCGCCACCGGGTCAATGTGTCTTGCACCGACATCCTGCTCTTCTCCGTTCAGAGCCGCCGCTCCGCACCTGGCGGGCGGCGGATTGCGTCATTGTTATTTGTAGTCGCTGAGCGCCCAGCAGGAGTCATCCGCCAAGTTGTCGGCGGTGATCACACGCACGGCGGTGGTGCGATCGAGTTGCTCGCCACCGGGCTTGATGCCTTCAGTGATGATCTTGCGCACCACCTCGGCGATGGCGGTGGACTGCTCACGCACGCTGTAGGTCATGTATTGGTCGAAGGTGCCATTAGCAATGTTGTCGCAGGCTGCCGTTTTTTCGGCGCCACCGTTGGTAATCAGATGCACTTTCTGGTCGCCGCGATGACGGCGGATGGCGGCGGCAGAACCCACCGCCTGGCCATCCCAGAAATCAATCACCGCACACAGATCGCCATGTTGTTTGGCGACGGTGTCGGTAATCGCACGCGCTTGGGACGGGTCCCAGTTAGCGGCCTGGCTGGAGACCACTTGGATATCCTTGCGACCCTTGAGCACTGCGTTGATGCCTTCCATTTGGAACACGCTGGAAGCAGAGGTCAGCGGGCCTTGTACCAAGCTGACTTTGCCGGATCGGCCACTGTCCTCGCCGCAATATTCCACCGCCGCATTGGCCATGGCACGACCAATGCCGACCCAATCTGCGCCAACAAACGCGGTGGTCTGGACGCTGGAGCGCATGTTGATTTGCAGCACCGGAATACCGGCATCTTCGGCCCGCTTGAGCAAGCGGGAATAGGACTGCACGTCCGGGTTTTGCACCATCAGCACATCCGGCTTCTGGGCAATCAGAGACACCAAGGCTTGGGCGCCGGTAGCAGTGCTCCAGTTCGGGTCGCGCACGGTGATATTGAGCCCTTCTGCACCCAGCTCCTTGCGCAGCATGTTGTACCAGCCGTCGGTGAGATCGTAGCCAAGCGACGTCGGCACGAAGGCCAGTGTCTTGCCAGCCAGCGGCGACTGCTGCTCCGCTTCGGCAATGCCCGCCGCAGACACCAGTGCCAACGACGTCACCATTACTTTGAGCACGTTATTGTTTTTCATTTTCTCTCTCCGTCATGGACAACCGGGAGCATGGGCCCGGATCAGATATCGCCTTGCTGGGCGGTCTGCTCGTCACGTGGGTTGATGAAGCTGTCAAAGATCAGCGCGGCCAGTAGGATCGCGCCTTTGATGAAGTTCTGGACGGTGTACTCGATGTTCATGATGGTCATGCCGTTCAGCAAAATGCCGATCAGCAAAGTGCCAACGATGACGTTGCGGACGCCGCCCTTGCCGCCGCTGAGACCGATACCGCCTAGCACCACCACCAAGATCACGTCATAGATCATGGTCGAGTTGACGATGCGGGTGTTCATCGAGTCCACCGAGGCGGCGGTAACCAAGCCAGCCACAAAGCCGATTAGCGAGGTGATGGCGTACTGCATCACCAGCATCGGCCGGGTCGGCACGCCAGTGATGCGGGCGGCGGCGTAGTTGTCACCCATCAGGTAGGTGTAGCGGCCAAAGCGGGTGTACTTGAGCACGCCGGTTGCCAGCAGCGCGAACAGCAGGAAGACGATCACCGGTGCCGGAATCCCCAGCACTTCGGCCTGGCCGAGGGCACCGAACCAACCGGCATCGGCGGGCATGTACACCACATCCGCCGGGATCAGCGCGATGCGGCCGAAGCCGTACACCAGCGTGCCCATCGCCAAGGTACAGAACAGCGCCGGAATTTCCGCATAGGCAATCAACCAGCCATTGATGACGCCGATGGCCAGCGCCATCAAACCGCCATACAGCAATGCCATTTCAATACTGGTGCCGGTGCGGATCAGCGTCAGAGACCAAGCAACCGAGATTGCCATGGTGGCAATCAGCGACAGGTCGATGCCGCGCCCAATCACCACCAGTGCCATGGCCAGCCCCAACACACCGAGCACCGACACGTTGTAAAGCAGCCCCATCAAGTTATCGATGGAAGCAAAGTCCTTCAGGGTGAAGCTGAATACCGCGAACAGCGCCACCGCCAGTGCGAAGACGATTTTTTCCTGGGTCATGGACAGGCCTGCCAGTGGCAAGCGGGCGATCCAGGACGAGGGCGTTTTATCAGTCATTGTTATCCTCATTATTGCTGTGTGGCGACTCGCGGCGGCGTTAGAAATCCGCCTTGCGACGTTCGGCAAAAGCGCTTAATCCGCGCTGAGCGTCGGCACTGGTGAACGCCTGTTGCCCCAAGCTGGCTTCGGCGGCAAATGCCTGCGGCCAAGGCAAATCGTAAAGTTCACGGGTGGCGCGTTTGATCAGCTGTATCGCCACCGGGCTGAGCGCCGCGATACGGTGGGCCAACGCTAACGCTTCTGGCAGTACCTGCTCCGCCGGCACGACCTGGTTCAGCACCCCCATGCGCAGCAGGCTGGCCGCATCGAACCGCTCCGCCGTCAACATCAGTTCCATGGCGTGGGCATAGGCAACCTGACGCACCAACCGCACCAAAGTGCCACCCGCTGGCACCACACCAATGCCCGGTTCCGGCAGCGCGAATTCAGCGCTTTCGGCAGCAATGCGCAGATCGGTGGCCAACATGATTTCGAAACCACCGCCAAGACATAGGCCATTGACCGCGGCAATCACCGGCTTGGTGATACCGGCACCTTTCATATGCGCGCCATCCCAAGCAGAAATATCGATCCGACCGCTGGCCAACTCTGGAATAGACTCGGTCAGGTCGGCGCCGACACAGAAAGCGCGCTCGCCGGTGCCGGTCAGCACCATCACCCGCACCTCAGGATCTGCTTGGGCGGCGGCAAACGCCGCACCCAGCGCGTCGTACATCGACAGTGTCAGTGCATTGAGTTTGTCAGGACGGTTGAAGCGAATAATCGCCACCGCGCCATCACGTTGCTGGCTGATCAGGGGCTCGCTCATACCACCCCCTGCGCACGCAGCGCGGCCACTGCGGCGGCGTCCATGCCCAGCCATTCGGTCAGCAGTGCCTCGGTGTGCTGGCCGAGATCGGGCACTGCTCCGCTGCTTTGCGTCGGCGTGGCAGACAGCTTTATCGGTGAGCCAAACACTTGAAACGGCACGCCGCCCAGCGTTGCCACGCTCATCATTTCACGCGCCAAAATGTGCGGGTCCTGCACCGCCTCAGCAATGCTCTTGATTGGCGACAACGGGAACCTGTCACCGGCAATTTGCTCCAGCTCTGCCTTGCTGCGGTGAGCAAACCAACCCTCCACAATCGGCAGCACCCGACGTTGATAGATGTCGTCATCAAAGCGCCGCTCCATGGTGGCCAGCTCGGGATCGTCCAACAGCTCAGCGGCTTCAAACGCAAGGCAGGCTTCACGCCAGAACTTGTCGGTATAGCCGCCGAAAAACACATGGCCGTCTTGGCAGGGGAAGCGTCCGTAGGGACGCACGAATGGATGATCGTTACCGAGCGGCACCGGCACCTCGCCGGTACTGGTGTAATTCACCACAGCATTTTCAGTCAGTGAAAACACCGCATCCTGCTGCGACACATCAACCATCTGGCCGTCGCCGCCGCGTTCCACTTCACGCAGCGCCGCCAGCGTGCCGATCACCGCGTACAGCGAGGCGGCCAAGTCACCAATGATGGTGCCGACGCGGGTCGGTTCACCCGGTGCACCATTCATCGACCACAAGCCGCCGCTGGCTTGCGCACTGTTGTCATAGGCCGGCAGTGAGCTGTTAGGCCCGGTCTGGCCGAAACCGCTGATAGCGGTATAGATGATGCGCGGATTGGCCTGTCGCAGAACCTCATAACCGAGCCCCAGCCGTGCCATGACACCGGGGCGGAAGTTTTCCACCACCACATCCGCTTGGCGCACCATTTGCAGAAACAGTTCGCGTGCCTCAGGCCGTTTCAAGTCCAGCGTCATGCCTTCTTTGTGGCGGTTGTACTGGGCAAAGAAACCACTCTGGCGCTGCCCATTGCCGTCCGCAAACGGCGGAAAGTCACGCACATAGTCAGGATCAGACGGGTTCTCAATCTTGATCACCCGCGCGCCCATGTCGGCCAGCATCATGGTGCAGTAAGGCCCTGCCACCACCCGTGTGACATCCAGCACCACCAACCCTTCCAGCGGTCGGCGCGTAGATGGCGACATCGTTTCGGCTGCGTTCTGCATCACCCAAACCTCCAGCGTTATTCTTGCAAGCGTTTCTGTTCCAGCAGCGCTTCGGCGCGGTCGGTACGCACGTCCTTCTCCGCCACCATGACGCCAACCACCCAGTCCACTTCATCACCCTGGGCACCGGCCAGCAGAGCGATATTGCGCGCGTGCAATGACATATGCCCGCGCTGGATACCTTCAGTGGCCAATGCCCGCAGCGCACCCAAGTTTTGCGCCAAGCCCACCGCAACCGCTACCTCCGCCAGCTCTTGGGCGCTACCGACGTTGAGGATCGCCAGCGCCAAGCGCGCGAGCGGGTGGGTCTTGGTGGCACCGCCCACCAGTCCCATTGCCAACGGCATCTCCAAGGTGCCAACCAGATCGCCATCGGCGTTCTTTTCCCAGGTCGTCAGTGAGGTGTACTGGCCGTGACGGCAGGCATAAACATGGGCGCCGGCTTCTACCGCACGCCAGTCGTTGCCGGTGGCAACCACTACCGGGTCGATGCCGTTCATGATGCCTTTGTTGTGGGTGGCGGCTCGGTAAGGATCGATCACCGCCAAGGTGTAGGCTTCGATAATGCGCTCCACTACTTCGGCACCGTCGTAGTCAGCAGAGGTCAGGTCGCCCGCACGGATGGTTACTTGCGCCCGCGCCAGACGCAGGTCGGCAAGGTTGGACAGAATCCGCAACCGCACGCGGCCGCCGGTCAGCTGCTCAACCAACGGCGCCACCGACTCCGCCATGGTGTTGACAGTGTTGGCACCCATCGCGTCACGCACATCCACCAGCAGGTGCAATACCAGCATCCCGCCCCGCACTGGATCGTTGAACCGGTGGATCTCAATGTCACGGCAACCGCCGCCCAGGCGGTTCAACACTTGGTCCTTGCGGTTAGCCAGTTCAATGATGTCATCGCGATGACGCAGCAGTGTCAGGCGGGCATTATCCGGGTCAGCCACGCCCAGCACTTGCACTTGGGCGCGCATCATCGGCGGCGTGCTAGAGGTGCGGAAGCCACCAGTAGCACGTGCCAATTTGGCCATGTAGGAGGCGGCAGCCACGACCGATGGCTCTTCCACCACCATCGGCACCAGCACGTCACGCCCATTGACGACAAAGTTGGCGGCAACGCCAAACGGAAGCTCAAAGGTACCCACCACGTTTTCGATCATGCCGTCTGCCAGAGCCAGCGGCAGCGCACCCGGCGTTTGCAACAGCGCCATCTGCTCTAGGCTCAATGCTGCACGTTCGCCCAGCTTGACCAAACGCTCGGCCGGCGGCACGGAACGGAAATTTGGAATGCGGGAATCAGTTGTGGCCACAGGCCCCTCCGTCGACATCACTGTTTTGATCTGGGCACTGCGCAACCCGGCAGTGCCAACGCGTTATCAATACGGTAAACGTCAGACGAACAGTCCTTGGGTACAGTTTGGGTCAACAGACGAACTCACGAAATGACGTCCATCTGATTGATAAGCAACGATTTTTGATGCTTTCCACGCCACCCCCTCAAACGTTGATCAGCACAGGTGGAGGGAACAGAAGCCGTCATTTGGGGTGGAAAGTAACAACCGCTATGACAACGTAACAGTTTGTGCAGCACCGCTAAGCGCCCTTTATTTAAAGTGCGCGGGTACTACTTGCTGCCACCTGCCCGGCTATCAGAACATAACGTAAAGTGGCTGCCGGCCGCCGCGCCTGATCGCTGCAATGCCATGGTGAGAGCGCAGCAGGCGGCGGCGCCACAGCAACACCCACAACAACAACGAACCGAAGTGCCGGAACCTGCTGGGTACAGTTATAGATACAGTATTCCTCGCAGCATTTGCGCTTCGGCCATCAGCGTTAGGATGCCAACGTGGCAGAGTCGAAACCGGAACAAATCGCCCAGCACATTCGCCAGCAGATCACCGCGGGCATCCTTACCCACGGCGAAAAACTGCCGTCGATCCGTAGTTACGCCAAGCTGTACGGCTATTCGAAGAATACGGTGATCACGGCGTACGACATCCTTACCGCCAGTGGCCATGTGGAGCCACAGCATGGGCGCGGCTTCTTTGTCACTGATGTCTCGCCGCGCCGCAACGGGGATGAGATCGGCTCTATCAACCGCGCCATGGACACCATTTGGCTAATGCGCCAGCAGCTGATCAAAGATCCCAAGCACCAGCACCCCGGCGACGGTTTCCCCCCCAAGGATTGGCTGATGGACATGCGGCTGGACAAGTTCCACCGCCAAGTGGTGCGCACCGGCGTCACTACCCTGTTCCGTTATGGCGAACGCTACGGTTATGCCGCGCTGCGGGAGCAGCTGGTGCGGCGGCTGGCGGGGCTCGGCGTGTACTCCATGCTAAAGCAGATCGTCACCACCCACGGCGCCAACGAAGCCCTGGACTTGGTGATCCGCCACCAAGTAATTCCCGGTGAGCCGGTACTGGTGGATGAGCCGGGCTACTATCCGCTGTTCGGCAAGTTGCGGCTGCATGGCGCCGAAGTGATCGGCATTCCCCGTGAGGCTGACGGCCCCGACATCGCTGCGCTGGAGCAGGCGCTGCGCACCCGCCGCGCGCGCTTCTTTTTCACTCAGTCAGCGGGCCACAACCCTACTGGCACTGACCTCTCGCTGGAAAAAGCGGAACGCATCCTGCAACTGGCCCGCCAACACGATGTGCTGATCATCGAGAACGACGCCCTGGCTGACTTCAAGCACAGCTCGGCGGTAAAGCTGTCGGCGCTGGATCAGCTGCGGCGCACGCTCTACATCGGCAGCTTCTCGAAGTCGATTTCGGCATCGCTACGGATCGGCTTCATTGCCTGCGATCCGCCACTGGCAGATGGCCTTGCTGATCTGAAGATGCTGCTGCATGTGAGCAACTCGGAATACAGCGAGCGCGCGGTGGAGGTGATCTTGCGCGAGGGCAACTTCTTGCGTCACACCCAGCGCTTGCAAAGCCAGGCGCGGGCCGCGACTGCCGCTGCGGTGGCGATTCTTAAGCAGCTCGGAGCCGAGCTGTTCGTGGTGCCCAATGAGAGCCTGTATCTGTGGGCACGCTTCCCGCAGATGCCGGACAGCCTGCGGTTGGCGCGTGAACTGCTGTCCTACGACATGATGCTGGCGCCCGGTGCGTTCTTCTATCTTGATGCGCGCCATAAAACCCCGTGGTGCCGCTACAACGTGGCCGAAGTGGCTCAGCCATCGTTTGCCAGCACCCTGAGGGCCTACCTTGCCGCACTCGATCAGAACAGTTGATCCAACCGCGCATCACGCAGCAGCTGACAAAACGCTTGCGCGGCCGCTGACAGTTGATCCGGCCCGCGCGTCAACAGTCCTACCGCACGGCTGACTTGGGGGTCATGCAGCGCTACGCAGCGGGCGCCCAACGCTTCCATCTGGTCGCGACACATGGCCGGCACCGCGCTGACGCCCAGACCACAGGCCACCATTCGCCCTACCGTGGTCAGCTGATGGCTTTCAATCGCTACAGGCAACGCATGCGGGTGGGCTGCCAACGCTGCATCCACCAGCGAACGCACCACCGACGGCGACTGTAAGGCAATGAAGGGGCGCTGCAACAGCTGCGGCCAGCTGACCGCGGCACTGCCCGCCAACTCATCGTCAGCCGGCACCACTGCGACAAACCGATCCTGATACAGCGGCTCAAACGATAGCGGTGACGCGTCCGGTGGTTGGAACACAATCCCCAGCTCCACTCGGTGCGCCTGCACCATCTCCATCACCTGTTCATTGATGACGTCGTGCACCCGAATCTGCACATGCGGATGGCTCTCACGGAAACGACGCAGAATTGGCGGCAGCACATTGGCAGCAAACGCCGGCATCGCGGCCAGCGTGACATCACCCTGCTGCAACGAAAAACGCCCTTTGATCATCTGCTCGGTGCGGTCCCAGTCGGCCACCAAATGGCGTGCCGCAGCTAGCAACTGTTCGCCTTCACGGGTCAACACCACCTGCCGAGTGGTGCGTAAGAACAAGGCGCCGCCCAAATTTTGCTCCAGCGTTTTGATGGTCAAACTCAGCGCCGACTGCGAGCGATGCAGGCATTCACTGGCCTGAGCAAAACTCAGCGTGTCGGCAACAGCCAGAAACGCGCGCAATTGTTGGACCGTCATGACAGCTCACATTGATATGGTTTTATGGATAGTCATCCATAAAAACAAACTTAACAAATCAATTGCCGCTGCCAACACTGCTGTGACCGGTGCCCCGCGCACCTCCATTCCAATAAAGAGAGCACCACTGTGGCGGGATTCGACAAACGAGTGGCCGACTACCAGCAGGCCTTGGCCGGGCTGGAAGACGGTATGACGGTGATTGCCGGCGGCTTCGGCCTGTGTGGCATCCCGGAAAACCTGATTGCTGAAATCCAGCGGCGCGGCACCCGCGACCTGACGCTGGTTTCCAACAACTGTGGCGTGGACGGCTTCGGCCTGGGACTGCTGCTGGAACAGCGCCAAGTCCGGCGCGTAATTGCTTCCTATGTCGGCGAAAACGCGCTGTTTGAGCGCCAAATGCTGGACGGCACGCTGGATGTACAACTCACCCCGCAGGGCACCCTGGCAGAAAAAATGCGCGCCGGTGGCGCCGGCATTCCGGCGTTCTACACCGCCACCGGTTACGGCACGCCGGTGGCCGAAGGCAAGGAGACACGGCAGTTCGACGGCCGTCACTACGTGCTCGAAACCGCTATCCACGGCGACTTCGCCATTGTCAAAGGTTGGAAGGCGGACTGGTACGGCAATGTGATCTACCGCCACACCGCACAGAACTTCAACCCGCTGGCCGCCACTGCCGGCCGCATCACAGTGGTGGAGGTGGAAGAAATCGTGCCGCCCGGCACCTTGCCGCCAGACCAGATCCACACCCCCGGCATCTATGTGGATCGACTGATCCAAGGCCAATTCGAGAAACGGATCGAGCAGCGCACGCTGTCCTGATCACTCCTCCACCACAATAGAGGCCGTCATCATGGCGTTGACTCGTGAACAAATGGCGCGCCGAGTGGCGCGTGAACTGCAAG is a window of Alcanivorax sp. REN37 DNA encoding:
- a CDS encoding sugar ABC transporter substrate-binding protein; translated protein: MKNNNVLKVMVTSLALVSAAGIAEAEQQSPLAGKTLAFVPTSLGYDLTDGWYNMLRKELGAEGLNITVRDPNWSTATGAQALVSLIAQKPDVLMVQNPDVQSYSRLLKRAEDAGIPVLQINMRSSVQTTAFVGADWVGIGRAMANAAVEYCGEDSGRSGKVSLVQGPLTSASSVFQMEGINAVLKGRKDIQVVSSQAANWDPSQARAITDTVAKQHGDLCAVIDFWDGQAVGSAAAIRRHRGDQKVHLITNGGAEKTAACDNIANGTFDQYMTYSVREQSTAIAEVVRKIITEGIKPGGEQLDRTTAVRVITADNLADDSCWALSDYK
- a CDS encoding CaiB/BaiF CoA transferase family protein, encoding MQNAAETMSPSTRRPLEGLVVLDVTRVVAGPYCTMMLADMGARVIKIENPSDPDYVRDFPPFADGNGQRQSGFFAQYNRHKEGMTLDLKRPEARELFLQMVRQADVVVENFRPGVMARLGLGYEVLRQANPRIIYTAISGFGQTGPNSSLPAYDNSAQASGGLWSMNGAPGEPTRVGTIIGDLAASLYAVIGTLAALREVERGGDGQMVDVSQQDAVFSLTENAVVNYTSTGEVPVPLGNDHPFVRPYGRFPCQDGHVFFGGYTDKFWREACLAFEAAELLDDPELATMERRFDDDIYQRRVLPIVEGWFAHRSKAELEQIAGDRFPLSPIKSIAEAVQDPHILAREMMSVATLGGVPFQVFGSPIKLSATPTQSSGAVPDLGQHTEALLTEWLGMDAAAVAALRAQGVV
- a CDS encoding ABC transporter permease; the encoded protein is MTDKTPSSWIARLPLAGLSMTQEKIVFALAVALFAVFSFTLKDFASIDNLMGLLYNVSVLGVLGLAMALVVIGRGIDLSLIATMAISVAWSLTLIRTGTSIEMALLYGGLMALAIGVINGWLIAYAEIPALFCTLAMGTLVYGFGRIALIPADVVYMPADAGWFGALGQAEVLGIPAPVIVFLLFALLATGVLKYTRFGRYTYLMGDNYAAARITGVPTRPMLVMQYAITSLIGFVAGLVTAASVDSMNTRIVNSTMIYDVILVVVLGGIGLSGGKGGVRNVIVGTLLIGILLNGMTIMNIEYTVQNFIKGAILLAALIFDSFINPRDEQTAQQGDI
- a CDS encoding enoyl-CoA hydratase/isomerase family protein, giving the protein MSEPLISQQRDGAVAIIRFNRPDKLNALTLSMYDALGAAFAAAQADPEVRVMVLTGTGERAFCVGADLTESIPELASGRIDISAWDGAHMKGAGITKPVIAAVNGLCLGGGFEIMLATDLRIAAESAEFALPEPGIGVVPAGGTLVRLVRQVAYAHAMELMLTAERFDAASLLRMGVLNQVVPAEQVLPEALALAHRIAALSPVAIQLIKRATRELYDLPWPQAFAAEASLGQQAFTSADAQRGLSAFAERRKADF
- a CDS encoding ABC transporter permease → MSVQDTLTRWRNRYIPDHVVGEILSKNWIDNTVPFLALIATLAVFGQLIPDFFSLVNVSDTTRQLGEFLFIVLAMVIVMVGGGIDLSVGSNYALGNFTALYLMNLVGMPVWMAVPLVILVCASVGLLNGVLIGYLRLRAFITTLVTLIIVRALVDMLLLRYAVDISMAMPDSMVWDYIGIGAPFSIPFSFLLALVLVVVVHLFLSRTRPGWHIMAIGGSRKSAYNVGIPVRRMVCISYVISGALCGIAGALFAARLNSAGSDTGIGLEIMALTAAVVGGNSLGGGRGSAAKAFMGAVIVLLITNGLVRLGFQSGAAPLALGLILLLAIAIDVRWLKNRYKLLAKVYVSPAYLALPPCPDTDAGSASPYAQNDKLRQVELIGLGEVEGPEDVIFDRDGHLYTGTRFGDIVRFRAPDYQQSELFAHTGGHPLGLAFDRDGNLLVCVAGMGLYHVTPAGDVVKMTDETNRTPWSVIDDSRLKLADDLDVAPDGRVFFSEATIRYGMSNWAYDALESRGNGRIICYDPASGRTRTVLRNLIFPNGICMAHDGESFFFAETWACRISRYWFAGPKAGSTEVVISDLPGYPDNINRASDGSYWLALVGMRTPSMDLALRMPSFRRRMARRISPQELIFPNINTGCVIKFTERGDVVDTLWDLGGENHPMITSMREHKGFLYLGGLLNNRIGKFKVEGADPNWTGMDSYWGAGQ
- a CDS encoding hydroxymethylglutaryl-CoA reductase, degradative, coding for MATTDSRIPNFRSVPPAERLVKLGERAALSLEQMALLQTPGALPLALADGMIENVVGTFELPFGVAANFVVNGRDVLVPMVVEEPSVVAAASYMAKLARATGGFRTSSTPPMMRAQVQVLGVADPDNARLTLLRHRDDIIELANRKDQVLNRLGGGCRDIEIHRFNDPVRGGMLVLHLLVDVRDAMGANTVNTMAESVAPLVEQLTGGRVRLRILSNLADLRLARAQVTIRAGDLTSADYDGAEVVERIIEAYTLAVIDPYRAATHNKGIMNGIDPVVVATGNDWRAVEAGAHVYACRHGQYTSLTTWEKNADGDLVGTLEMPLAMGLVGGATKTHPLARLALAILNVGSAQELAEVAVAVGLAQNLGALRALATEGIQRGHMSLHARNIALLAGAQGDEVDWVVGVMVAEKDVRTDRAEALLEQKRLQE